Genomic DNA from Gammaproteobacteria bacterium:
TCTCCACCAGGCCCGAAATCCCGCCCGAACCCTACTCGCCTGCTCGAATCGATGGCGATTCCCAAGCGGCCCGCCACAACTGGGGGTGGCTGAACCTCGGAATTAAGGGGTTGACAAAGTCTCTTCCACCCCTAAACGTTCAAGTGGAGCCGGAAGTGGTGCCCGGAGGGGTTCTTTTCAGAGCCTTGGTGCCGCGACTGGCTCCCGCTTTTTAACTCCTCAAGCGTGGGGGCGGAACTTCGTCTTCGTAGACGAAGTGTTCCTTCCCCATCGTCCGGATTCCCCACGATTTTCTGCCGTCGTCGTCTTCCCAGTCGAACGTCTTCTGTCGGACGATCTCCGCATACCTCTTGATCATCGCCAGGTAGGGATCACCGCGCGGCTCCTGTCGATCCAGGCCGCGCTCGTAATACACTCTCAGTATGTAGGCACAGAAGTCGGCTAGCTTGATGCCTGGCGTGATTTCCGAGTCCACAAAGAGGACCCCGGGTACGATCCGCGTCATCGCCTTCCCCGCAGCGGATCGGAACAGGAAGTTCGAGAAACACTTGTCGAGCCTCACGTTCTCGGCGGGGTCCCGCCCGTCAAAGACCACGGTCGCCATCCGACCGGTCTCCTTCCTCTCGATCAGAGCATCGACTCTTTCCAGGAGCCATTGGTGTTGCGGCTGGAGGCGGTCCTCTCCGCGGTAGATCGGCCTGTCCGGCCGCTCCATGACCATCGCGAAGATCGTAACGTCC
This window encodes:
- a CDS encoding DUF3800 domain-containing protein yields the protein MTFRVVFPFLVREPDDDVPPTRDSQLFVYIDESGHPHPKDAHSRPVDVAVCLKREDVRQVTGALHRFMQDFEASIPSTARLRRAEREGKAVVFLNRSALRSPEKREYSESVMDLIRNLDVTIFAMVMERPDRPIYRGEDRLQPQHQWLLERVDALIERKETGRMATVVFDGRDPAENVRLDKCFSNFLFRSAAGKAMTRIVPGVLFVDSEITPGIKLADFCAYILRVYYERGLDRQEPRGDPYLAMIKRYAEIVRQKTFDWEDDDGRKSWGIRTMGKEHFVYEDEVPPPRLRS